One window from the genome of Nicotiana tomentosiformis chromosome 5, ASM39032v3, whole genome shotgun sequence encodes:
- the LOC138891944 gene encoding monothiol glutaredoxin-S1-like, with product MDMVMKLGAESPVVIFSKSTCCMSHSIETLIRGFGANPTVYELDKLPNGRQMENALIELGCQLSVPAVFIGKDFIGGSNEIMSLNVRGKLKNLLLKANAIWIEINFLTSKYSRPSFHNMY from the coding sequence ATGGATATGGTGATGAAGTTGGGAGCAGAAAGTCCAGTAGTGATTTTCAGCAAAAGCACTTGTTGCATGTCACACAGTATCGAAACCCTAATCCGAGGTTTCGGAGCAAATCCTACAGTTTATGAGCTCGATAAACTTCCAAATGGGAGGCAAATGGAGAATGCATTGATTGAATTAGGGTGTCAACTAAGTGTGCCAGCAGTTTTCATTGGGAAAGATTTTATAGGTGGTTCTAATGAAATTATGAGTCTTAATGTTAGAGGCAAGCTCAAGAATTTGCTTCTTAAAGCTAATGCAATTTGGATAGAGATCAATTTCCTAACTAGCAAGTATTCTAGACCTTCATTTCATAATA